The Globicephala melas chromosome 13, mGloMel1.2, whole genome shotgun sequence genome includes a region encoding these proteins:
- the RSRC2 gene encoding arginine/serine-rich coiled-coil protein 2 isoform X4, whose translation MIRTNFFLKQARRHESKDKSSKKHKSEEHNDKEHSSDKGRERLNSSENGEDRHKRKERKSSRGRSHSRSRSRERRHRSRSRERKKSRSRSRERKKSRSRSRERKKSRSRSRERKRRIRSRSRSRSRHRHRSRSRSRTRSRSRDRKKRIEKPRRFSRSLSRTPSPPPFRGRNTAMDAQEALARRLERAKKLQEQREKEMVEKQKQQEIAAAAATGGSVLNVAALLASGTQVTPQIAMAAQMAALQAKALAETGIAVPSYYNPAAVNPMKFAEQEKKRKMLWQGKKEGDKSQSAEIWEKLNFGNKDQNVKFRKLMGIKSEDEAGCSSVDEESYKTLKQQEEVFRNLDAQYEMARSQTHTQRGMGLGFTSSMRGMDTV comes from the exons ATGATAAG AACCAACTTCTTCTTAAAACAGGCAAGAAGACATGAATCCAAAGATAAATCCTCTAAGAAACACAAGTCTGAGGAACATAATGACAAAGAGCATTCTTCTGATAAAGGAAGAGAGCGGCTAAATTCATCTGAAAATGGTGAGGACAGACACAAACGCAAAGAAAGAAAGTCATCAAGAGGCAGAAGTCATTCAAGGTCTAGGTCTCGTGAAAG GCGTCATCGTAGTAGGAGCAGAGAGCGGAAGAAGTCAAGATCCAGGAGTAGGGAGCGGAAAAAGTCAAGATccagaagcagagagaggaagaaatcaCGATCCAGAAGCAGGGAGAGAAAACGTCGGATCCGATCTCGTTCCCGCTCAAGATCAAGACACAGACATAGGAGTAGAAGCAGGAGTAGGACAAGGAGTAGAAGTCG AGATAGAAAGAAGAGAATTGAAAAACCGAGAAGATTTAGCAGAAGTTTAAGCCGAACTCCTAGCCCACCTCCCTTCCGAGGCAGAAACACAGCAATGGATGCACAAGAAGCTTTAGCTAGGAG GTTGGAAAGGGCAAAGAAATTACAGGAACAGCGAGAAAAGGAAAtggttgaaaaacaaaaacaacaggaaatagctgcag CTGCAGCTACCGGAGGTTCTGTTCTCAATGTTGCTGCCCTATTGGCATCAGGAACACAAGTAACTCCTCAGATAGCTATGGCAGCTCAGATGGCAGCCTTGCAGGCTAAAGCTTTGGCAGAGACCGGAATAGCTGTACCTAGCTATTACAACCCAGCAGCTGTGAATCCAATGAAATTTGctgaacaagagaaaaaaaggaaaatgctttgGCAAGGCAAGAAAGAAGGA GACAAATCCCAGTCTGCTGAAATATGGGAGAAATTGAATTTCGGAAACAAGGACCAAAATGTCAAATTTAGGAAATTAATGGGTATTAAG AGTGAAGATGAAGCTGGATGTAGCTCCGTTGATGAAGAAAGTTACAAGACATTGAAACAGCAGGAAGAAGTATTCAGAAATCTAGACGCTCAGTATGAAATGGCAAGATCACAAACCCACACACAAAGAGGAATGGGATTGGGTTTTACATCATCGATGCGAGGAATGGACACAGTTTGA
- the RSRC2 gene encoding arginine/serine-rich coiled-coil protein 2 isoform X3 encodes MIRTNFFLKQARRHESKDKSSKKHKSEEHNDKEHSSDKGRERLNSSENGEDRHKRKERKSSRGRSHSRSRSRERRHRSRSRERKKSRSRSRERKKSRSRSRERKKSRSRSRERKRRIRSRSRSRSRHRHRSRSRSRTRSRSRDRKKRIEKPRRFSRSLSRTPSPPPFRGRNTAMDAQEALARRLERAKKLQEQREKEMVEKQKQQEIAAAAAATGGSVLNVAALLASGTQVTPQIAMAAQMAALQAKALAETGIAVPSYYNPAAVNPMKFAEQEKKRKMLWQGKKEGDKSQSAEIWEKLNFGNKDQNVKFRKLMGIKSEDEAGCSSVDEESYKTLKQQEEVFRNLDAQYEMARSQTHTQRGMGLGFTSSMRGMDTV; translated from the exons ATGATAAG AACCAACTTCTTCTTAAAACAGGCAAGAAGACATGAATCCAAAGATAAATCCTCTAAGAAACACAAGTCTGAGGAACATAATGACAAAGAGCATTCTTCTGATAAAGGAAGAGAGCGGCTAAATTCATCTGAAAATGGTGAGGACAGACACAAACGCAAAGAAAGAAAGTCATCAAGAGGCAGAAGTCATTCAAGGTCTAGGTCTCGTGAAAG GCGTCATCGTAGTAGGAGCAGAGAGCGGAAGAAGTCAAGATCCAGGAGTAGGGAGCGGAAAAAGTCAAGATccagaagcagagagaggaagaaatcaCGATCCAGAAGCAGGGAGAGAAAACGTCGGATCCGATCTCGTTCCCGCTCAAGATCAAGACACAGACATAGGAGTAGAAGCAGGAGTAGGACAAGGAGTAGAAGTCG AGATAGAAAGAAGAGAATTGAAAAACCGAGAAGATTTAGCAGAAGTTTAAGCCGAACTCCTAGCCCACCTCCCTTCCGAGGCAGAAACACAGCAATGGATGCACAAGAAGCTTTAGCTAGGAG GTTGGAAAGGGCAAAGAAATTACAGGAACAGCGAGAAAAGGAAAtggttgaaaaacaaaaacaacaggaaatagctgcag CAGCTGCAGCTACCGGAGGTTCTGTTCTCAATGTTGCTGCCCTATTGGCATCAGGAACACAAGTAACTCCTCAGATAGCTATGGCAGCTCAGATGGCAGCCTTGCAGGCTAAAGCTTTGGCAGAGACCGGAATAGCTGTACCTAGCTATTACAACCCAGCAGCTGTGAATCCAATGAAATTTGctgaacaagagaaaaaaaggaaaatgctttgGCAAGGCAAGAAAGAAGGA GACAAATCCCAGTCTGCTGAAATATGGGAGAAATTGAATTTCGGAAACAAGGACCAAAATGTCAAATTTAGGAAATTAATGGGTATTAAG AGTGAAGATGAAGCTGGATGTAGCTCCGTTGATGAAGAAAGTTACAAGACATTGAAACAGCAGGAAGAAGTATTCAGAAATCTAGACGCTCAGTATGAAATGGCAAGATCACAAACCCACACACAAAGAGGAATGGGATTGGGTTTTACATCATCGATGCGAGGAATGGACACAGTTTGA